The proteins below are encoded in one region of Apostichopus japonicus isolate 1M-3 chromosome 22, ASM3797524v1, whole genome shotgun sequence:
- the LOC139964348 gene encoding solute carrier family 35 member G1-like isoform X1: MLDHRQRSKRISFADQPGDRQQSQLTGPDSVLGESHDVEIPPTLRTRIYRHRGVLFVLIASLLSSFHYIIVKVVKDDVHAMEVSFLRFFLQLALPVPLMTYRGISPRPESPKVLLLLVSRSLLGMVALTSMFYALYLTRAGDATAILYGSPVLVGVFGRVFLKEAFGIIDGLLVGVVIGGVLLISQPPFLFGGGEDGGDVSDQFVGAMFSFLACVCISITTVTISKLGQLRVNSIKIVLYYATIASLGTALFATAINAWSIPKCGWMRIALVGMGILNCLSQILITYSLSLEKSVFVAILRTNEVWFVYLLEFFIFDVSPNLWAFIGVILVLSASITASLKKMWISKKKGLAKARRLSQMSSRISEEPTEMLETLPEH; the protein is encoded by the coding sequence ATGCTGGACCACAGACAACGTAGCAAGAGGATATCTTTTGCGGATCAGCCTGGCGATAGGCAGCAGTCGCAGCTAACGGGTCCGGACTCGGTACTCGGAGAATCACACGATGTTGAAATCCCACCGACCTTAAGGACGAGAATCTACAGACACAGAGGGGTTCTGTTTGTCTTAATAGCATCACTATTATCCTCCTTTCATTACATAATTGTCAAAGTCGTTAAGGATGACGTTCATGCGATGGAGGTCTCCTTTCTTAGATTCTTCCTGCAACTAGCCCTTCCAGTTCCTCTCATGACATATCGAGGGATATCTCCGCGACCAGAGTCCCCCAAGGTCTTGCTCCTGTTGGTGTCTCGGAGTCTGTTGGGTATGGTAGCGCTGACATCTATGTTTTACGCCTTGTACCTCACCCGCGCTGGAGATGCAACCGCCATCCTTTACGGCAGTCCGGTGTTAGTCGGCGTCTTTGGAAGAGTTTTTCTCAAGGAAGCGTTTGGAATTATCGACGGTCTGTTGGTAGGTGTGGTCATCGGTGGCGTGCTTCTAATATCTCAACCGCCATTTTTGTTCGGGGGTGGAGAGGATGGCGGCGATGTCTCTGATCAGTTCGTCGGTGCCATGTTTAGCTTCCTCGCTTGTGTCTGTATTTCCATTACGACCGTCACAATCTCCAAACTGGGCCAACTCCGTGTCAATTCCATCAAAATCGTTCTATACTATGCAACTATTGCTTCACTCGGCACTGCACTGTTTGCTACAGCAATCAATGCATGGTCGATCCCAAAGTGTGGTTGGATGAGGATTGCATTGGTAGGCATGGGCATTTTGAATTGCTTGTCACAGATTTTGATCACGTACAGCCTCTCGCTCGAGAAGAGCGTCTTCGTGGCGATACTACGCACTAATGAGGTCTGGTTTGTATATCTgcttgaattttttatttttgacgTATCTCCGAACCTTTGGGCATTTATTGGGGTCATATTGGTCCTTTCAGCCTCCATAACAGCTTCactaaagaaaatgtggatttCAAAGAAGAAAGGTTTAGCCAAGGCAAGAAGATTGTCACAGATGTCATCAAGGATATCAGAGGAACCAACAGAAATGTTGGAAACGTTGCCAGAACACTAA